The Schistocerca americana isolate TAMUIC-IGC-003095 chromosome 5, iqSchAmer2.1, whole genome shotgun sequence genome includes a window with the following:
- the LOC124616563 gene encoding CARD- and ANK-domain containing inflammasome adapter protein-like, with protein sequence MQKRVLEEAKSGTTRELQALLDGGAGVSAQDEDGATALHWAAWRGHKGAVRCLLKAGAAVDAKTQLQLTPLHLAAGKGHAAVVRQLVAASANVNARNVDGMTPLHRAVMEGHIEAAEALLRARSKKGIRDHRGRTPLELAVQCNYHQLVDILQ encoded by the coding sequence ATGCAGAAGAGGGTGCTCGAAGAGGCGAAGAGTGGCACCACGAGGGAGTTACAGGCACTGCTGGACGGCGGGGCTGGCGTTAGTGCGCAGGATGAGGACGGGGCCACCGCTCTCCACTGGGCGGCCTGGAGGGGCCACAAGGGCGCTGTGAGGTGCCTGCTGAAGGCCGGGGCGGCGGTGGACGCCAAGACTCAGCTGCAGCTGACGCCACTGCACCTGGCCGCCGGCAAGGGGCACGCAGCCGTGGTGCGTCAGCTGGTGGCCGCCTCGGCCAACGTTAACGCGAGGAATGTGGACGGGATGACGCCGCTGCACAGGGCGGTGATGGAAGGCCACATAGAGGCTGCCGAGGCGTTGTTGCGGGCGCGTTCGAAAAAGGGCATCCGGGACCATCGTGGAAGGACGCCGCTGGAGCTCGCTGTGCAGTGCAACTACCACCAACTGGTGGACATTCTGCAGTAA